A section of the Lynx canadensis isolate LIC74 chromosome A1, mLynCan4.pri.v2, whole genome shotgun sequence genome encodes:
- the CARTPT gene encoding cocaine- and amphetamine-regulated transcript protein, giving the protein MESPRLRPLTVLGAALLFLLPLLGARAQEDAELQPRALDIYSAVEDTSHEKELIEALQEVLKKLKTKSIPIYEKKYGQVPMCHAGERCAVRKGARIGKLCDCPRGTTCNSFLLKCL; this is encoded by the exons ATGGAGAGCCCCCGTCTCCGGCCGCTGACCGTCTTGGGTGCCGCCCTGCTTTTTCTGCTACCGCTGTTGGGTGCCCGTGCCCAGGAGGATGCTGAGCTCCAGCCCCGAGCCCTGGACATCTACTCCGCCGTGGAGGATACCTCCCATGAGAAGGAGCTG ATCGAAGCTCTACAGGAAGTCCTGAAGAAGCTCAAGACTAAAAGTATTCCGATCTATGAGAAGAAGTATGGCCAAGTCCCCATG TGCCACGCTGGGGAGCGGTGCGCAGTGCGAAAAGGAGCACGGATTGGGAAGCTTTGCGACTGTCCCCGAGGAACCACCTGCAATTCCTTCCTCTTGAAGTGCTTATGA